One window of the Shewanella litorisediminis genome contains the following:
- the ilvY gene encoding HTH-type transcriptional activator IlvY yields MDIREIKLFLNLCDTLQFARTAEQMHVSPSTLSRAMQRLEEEAGTRLFERDNRSVNLTSAGVEFRRFAQDMVNGWDQLISRIDPNQLQLKGRLNLYCSVTAAYSHLPKLLDRFRREHPLVEIVLNTGDAANAVGEVQQNRADIAIAALPEPFPDNLHFSPIETIPLSIIAPQVACRARELLAEETIPWDKLPFIIPEHGPGRRRADAWFKAMGINANIYAKVSGHEAIVSMVALGCGVSITPEVVIQHSPVRDRIALIPSPVAIAPFELGCCCKAKRRNDPLIAAFLDCIDY; encoded by the coding sequence ATGGATATTCGCGAGATAAAGCTGTTTTTAAACCTGTGCGACACCCTGCAGTTTGCCCGCACCGCCGAGCAAATGCATGTGAGCCCATCCACCTTAAGCCGTGCCATGCAGCGACTGGAAGAAGAAGCCGGTACCCGACTCTTTGAGCGCGATAACCGCAGCGTTAACCTGACCTCGGCCGGGGTGGAGTTTCGCCGTTTTGCCCAGGACATGGTGAATGGCTGGGACCAGTTGATAAGCCGTATCGACCCTAATCAGCTGCAGCTCAAGGGCAGACTGAATCTCTACTGCTCGGTCACGGCCGCATACAGCCACCTGCCCAAATTGCTGGACAGATTTCGCCGGGAACACCCCTTGGTGGAAATCGTGCTCAATACCGGTGATGCCGCCAATGCCGTGGGTGAGGTGCAACAAAACCGCGCCGATATCGCTATTGCCGCCCTGCCAGAGCCCTTTCCGGATAACCTCCATTTTTCGCCGATTGAAACCATTCCCCTGAGTATCATTGCCCCTCAGGTGGCTTGCCGCGCGCGGGAGCTTTTGGCCGAAGAGACCATTCCCTGGGACAAGCTGCCCTTTATCATCCCCGAGCATGGCCCCGGCAGACGCCGCGCCGACGCCTGGTTCAAGGCCATGGGGATCAATGCCAACATCTACGCCAAGGTGTCGGGGCACGAGGCGATTGTGTCCATGGTGGCGCTCGGCTGCGGCGTGAGTATCACCCCGGAAGTGGTGATTCAGCACAGTCCGGTGCGCGACCGCATAGCGCTTATTCCAAGCCCTGTGGCCATAGCGCCCTTTGAGCTGGGATGTTGCTGCAAGGCCAAGCGCCGTAACGACCCGCTAATAGCCGCCTTTCTGGATTGCATCGACTACTGA
- a CDS encoding YifB family Mg chelatase-like AAA ATPase encodes MAIACVATRASLGVEAPAVTVEVHLANGLPAFNLVGLPEASVKEARERVRSALVNAGFEFPMRRITVNLAPADLPKQGGRYDLPIAIGILAASGQIPLTSLKDREFVGELALSGDIRHCPGLLPVIVAARRGGRELILPLANRADAELVDYPAIRLCSQLVHLVAFLHGQQPLPGLEQGAEWLDDTPSSALCLSDVIGQYQAKQALEIAAAGSHNLLMLGLPGCGKTMLASRIMGLLPPLGYDEALEVAALHSVAGLNIKPSEFHRRPFRSPHHTCSAISLVGGGSVPKPGEISLAHRGVLFLDELAEFPRKVLDCLREPMETGEVVISRAAAKLTFLSRFQLVAAMNPSPCGSMGPGSRSSPDQINRYLGRLSGPFLDRFDLSIEVPPLPPGTLTQEGNSGETSQSVAQRVHRARERQLARAGVLNAELSGKALKNAGFNSTDLSFLEQSVNRLGLSVRSFHRLQRVARTIADLENSNTVERRHIAQALGYRAMDRLLANLGQQLGR; translated from the coding sequence ATGGCCATTGCCTGTGTCGCCACCCGTGCCAGCCTGGGGGTTGAAGCCCCGGCGGTTACCGTTGAAGTCCATCTCGCCAATGGCCTGCCCGCCTTTAATCTGGTTGGCCTGCCGGAGGCCTCGGTCAAAGAGGCCAGAGAGCGGGTACGCAGTGCCCTGGTGAACGCCGGGTTCGAGTTCCCCATGCGCCGCATCACAGTGAATCTCGCCCCCGCCGATCTGCCCAAACAGGGTGGCCGTTACGATCTGCCCATCGCCATCGGCATTCTTGCGGCCTCCGGCCAAATCCCCCTCACCAGTCTTAAAGACCGCGAGTTTGTTGGCGAACTGGCACTGTCGGGAGATATTCGCCATTGTCCGGGTCTGCTGCCCGTTATTGTGGCGGCTCGCCGGGGTGGTCGCGAACTTATATTGCCGCTCGCCAACCGTGCCGATGCCGAACTGGTGGATTATCCCGCCATTCGCCTGTGCAGCCAGTTGGTACATCTGGTGGCCTTCCTTCACGGCCAGCAGCCCCTGCCGGGGCTGGAGCAGGGCGCCGAATGGCTCGATGACACGCCAAGCAGCGCGCTTTGCCTGAGCGACGTGATTGGCCAGTATCAAGCCAAACAGGCACTGGAAATCGCCGCTGCAGGTTCACACAATTTACTGATGCTGGGCCTTCCCGGCTGCGGTAAAACCATGCTCGCCAGCCGTATCATGGGGCTGCTGCCCCCCTTGGGCTATGACGAAGCCCTCGAGGTCGCGGCGCTGCATTCAGTAGCAGGGCTCAATATCAAACCCAGCGAGTTCCACCGCCGTCCGTTCAGGTCGCCCCACCACACCTGTTCAGCCATCTCCCTGGTGGGGGGTGGCAGTGTGCCCAAGCCCGGGGAAATCTCCCTCGCCCACCGGGGCGTGCTGTTTCTCGATGAGCTGGCCGAATTCCCCCGCAAGGTGCTCGACTGTTTGCGCGAACCCATGGAAACCGGCGAAGTGGTGATTTCACGGGCAGCCGCAAAGCTCACCTTTCTCAGCCGATTTCAATTAGTTGCCGCCATGAACCCCAGCCCCTGCGGCAGCATGGGACCAGGCAGCCGCTCAAGCCCTGATCAGATAAACCGCTACCTCGGCAGGCTCTCGGGCCCTTTTCTTGACCGCTTCGATTTGTCCATCGAAGTCCCCCCTCTGCCACCGGGCACCCTGACTCAGGAAGGCAACAGTGGTGAAACCAGCCAAAGCGTCGCCCAGCGCGTTCACCGCGCCAGGGAACGGCAGCTTGCCCGGGCAGGCGTACTGAATGCCGAACTCTCGGGCAAGGCACTGAAAAACGCAGGATTTAACAGCACAGACCTCAGTTTTCTTGAGCAGAGTGTCAATCGACTTGGGCTGTCGGTACGCAGCTTTCATCGCCTGCAGCGGGTCGCCCGCACCATCGCAGATTTGGAAAACAGCAATACGGTAGAGAGGCGCCATATCGCACAGGCGCTGGGTTACAGGGCCATGGACAGGCTGCTCGCCAATCTTGGACAGCAACTCGGGCGCTGA
- a CDS encoding ABC transporter substrate-binding protein: MRLLFILGFWLIFSPSYAKTPVLFLNPGYSSESFWGDVDSLLEASAARLDMQVETLHSDRNHFHMIRQATEVAGRATLPAFVLMVNEKHGGLRMLDAFYRKPVYIQFILNDISLEERQNLLKDPHWRTYLLPAVVPDNQDVGTLTATALVKKLGQQPAQLVLISGDKTTPASVERTQGALAVFQAESDVTVEQTVYGQWQEDKAYQQAQVLLQRYPSLNAVWTANDHMAFGVIRALKEKQLTPGKDVLLSTINTSPQVLALRRAGEINALGGGHFLVAGVALANIRQFRDTGQYPEVHISLFRLLEPDTPLFDALEKRDWAGLLDLVLDPTRIPGSL, encoded by the coding sequence ATGCGGCTGTTGTTTATCTTGGGGTTCTGGCTGATTTTTTCCCCTTCTTATGCAAAAACGCCAGTGTTGTTTCTGAATCCGGGATACAGCAGCGAAAGTTTTTGGGGCGATGTTGATAGCTTGCTCGAGGCCAGCGCCGCCCGGTTGGACATGCAAGTCGAGACCCTGCACTCGGACCGCAACCACTTCCATATGATACGTCAGGCCACGGAAGTAGCTGGGCGTGCGACACTTCCGGCATTTGTGCTGATGGTTAACGAAAAGCACGGCGGTCTTCGGATGCTCGACGCCTTTTACCGCAAACCCGTATATATCCAGTTCATCCTCAATGATATCAGTCTCGAAGAGCGCCAAAACCTGCTTAAGGATCCACATTGGCGCACCTACTTATTGCCGGCGGTTGTCCCAGATAATCAGGACGTTGGCACTCTGACGGCGACGGCACTGGTAAAGAAACTGGGGCAGCAACCAGCTCAATTGGTGCTGATCTCCGGCGATAAAACAACGCCCGCCTCGGTGGAGCGGACGCAAGGGGCTTTGGCTGTGTTTCAGGCTGAGTCGGACGTCACTGTGGAGCAAACCGTCTATGGTCAGTGGCAGGAAGACAAGGCATATCAGCAGGCTCAGGTGCTGTTGCAGCGCTATCCCTCTTTGAATGCGGTGTGGACCGCCAACGACCATATGGCCTTTGGTGTTATCCGGGCGCTGAAAGAAAAGCAACTTACACCGGGTAAGGATGTCTTGCTGTCCACCATCAACACGTCACCCCAGGTACTGGCTCTCAGGCGCGCCGGGGAAATCAATGCCCTGGGCGGCGGGCATTTTCTGGTTGCTGGTGTTGCCCTGGCGAATATTCGCCAGTTCAGGGACACCGGCCAGTACCCTGAGGTGCATATTTCATTGTTCCGATTGCTGGAGCCGGACACGCCGCTGTTTGATGCGTTGGAAAAGCGTGACTGGGCGGGACTTTTGGATCTGGTGCTCGACCCCACAAGGATACCCGGAAGCCTGTGA
- a CDS encoding substrate-binding periplasmic protein, protein MFKLLYTLVFCSFVTLFSTAVNAQNESPLVFCVESTEFPPFNYFVRDGKHKTETLAGYDIEVLKHVFEDIPYEVIALPWRRCLMSLTTGAVDAAMSASMNDQRRKDYISSAPYYYLTPGYFFLKQNTDAPREVAAAEDLWQYGALCGLGGHNYANFGLAAEKDVMRMASYEQLAETLKMGRCHFYLDRLELVAPNMALMDNPPLPPLEKGLINGAAAEPFYVLISRKSPNSESLKRLFDERIAVLRASGKLAQILEQATKQVEPATR, encoded by the coding sequence ATGTTTAAGCTATTATATACACTCGTGTTTTGCAGCTTTGTGACCCTGTTCTCGACCGCAGTCAATGCCCAGAACGAGTCCCCCTTGGTGTTTTGTGTTGAATCCACGGAATTTCCACCCTTCAACTACTTTGTCCGGGACGGAAAACATAAGACAGAGACCCTTGCCGGTTACGACATTGAGGTGCTCAAACACGTTTTTGAAGATATTCCCTATGAAGTGATAGCCCTACCCTGGCGGCGCTGCCTGATGTCGCTGACGACAGGGGCCGTGGACGCTGCCATGAGTGCCTCAATGAATGATCAGCGCCGCAAGGATTATATCTCATCCGCTCCCTATTATTATCTGACACCCGGTTATTTTTTTCTGAAACAAAACACTGATGCTCCCCGGGAAGTCGCGGCCGCCGAAGACCTCTGGCAATACGGTGCCCTCTGCGGCCTTGGGGGCCATAACTACGCCAACTTTGGACTGGCTGCCGAGAAGGATGTGATGCGAATGGCGAGTTATGAGCAGCTGGCGGAGACCCTGAAAATGGGGCGCTGCCATTTTTATCTGGACCGTCTGGAACTGGTCGCCCCCAATATGGCCTTGATGGACAACCCACCCTTGCCACCCTTGGAGAAAGGCCTGATTAACGGCGCCGCCGCTGAGCCTTTTTATGTACTGATTTCCCGCAAAAGTCCAAACAGCGAAAGTCTGAAACGCCTTTTTGATGAGCGCATTGCGGTGCTCAGAGCATCCGGGAAGCTGGCACAAATCCTGGAACAGGCAACAAAACAAGTGGAACCTGCCACCCGCTAG
- the ilvC gene encoding ketol-acid reductoisomerase encodes MANYFNSLNLRQQLAQLSQCRFMDRSEFENGCDYIKGWNIVILGCGAQGLNQGLNMRDSGLNISYALRAEAIAEKRASWKKATDNGFKVGTFEELIPQADLVLNLTPDKQHSNVVNTVMPLMKQGATLSYSHGFNIVEEGMQVRPDITVIMVAPKCPGTEVREEYKRGFGVPTLIAVHPENDPRGDGLEIAKAYASATGGDRAGVLHSSFIAEVKSDLMGEQTILCGMLQTSAILGYEKMVADGVEPGYAAKLIQQGLETITEALKQGGITNMMDRLSNPAKIKAFDMAEELKGILAPLFEKHMDDIISGEFSRVMMEDWANDDANLLRWRAETNETAFENAPSSNEHIDEQTYFDKGIFLVAMIKAGVELAFDTMVDAGIIEESAYYESLHETPLIANTIARKRLYEMNVVISDTAEYGCYLFNHAAVPLLRGYVKSMSSEYLGGGLKDISNAVDNVRLIEVNQAIRNTAVEFIGEELRGYMKDMKRISAAQ; translated from the coding sequence ATGGCTAACTACTTTAACTCATTGAATTTACGTCAGCAGCTGGCCCAGCTGAGCCAGTGTCGTTTTATGGATCGCAGCGAGTTTGAAAACGGTTGTGACTACATCAAGGGCTGGAATATCGTTATCCTCGGCTGTGGCGCTCAGGGCCTTAACCAGGGCCTGAACATGCGCGATTCTGGCCTGAATATCTCCTACGCCCTGCGTGCTGAGGCTATTGCTGAAAAGCGCGCTTCCTGGAAAAAAGCCACCGACAACGGTTTTAAGGTTGGCACCTTCGAAGAGCTGATCCCTCAGGCGGATCTGGTACTGAACCTGACCCCGGACAAGCAGCATTCCAACGTGGTTAACACTGTGATGCCGCTGATGAAACAGGGCGCGACCCTGTCTTATTCCCACGGCTTCAACATCGTTGAAGAAGGCATGCAGGTTCGCCCCGATATCACCGTTATCATGGTGGCGCCCAAGTGCCCCGGCACCGAAGTACGTGAAGAATACAAGCGTGGTTTCGGTGTACCTACCCTGATTGCGGTTCACCCGGAGAACGACCCACGCGGTGACGGCCTGGAGATTGCCAAGGCCTACGCCAGTGCCACCGGCGGCGACCGTGCCGGCGTGTTGCACTCATCCTTTATCGCTGAAGTGAAATCTGACCTCATGGGCGAGCAGACCATCCTGTGTGGCATGCTGCAAACCTCTGCCATCCTCGGCTACGAGAAGATGGTGGCCGACGGTGTTGAGCCTGGCTATGCCGCCAAGCTTATCCAGCAGGGTCTGGAGACCATCACCGAAGCGCTCAAGCAGGGCGGTATCACCAACATGATGGATCGCCTGTCTAACCCAGCCAAGATCAAAGCCTTTGATATGGCGGAAGAATTGAAAGGCATTCTGGCACCTCTGTTCGAGAAGCACATGGATGACATCATCAGCGGCGAATTCTCCCGCGTGATGATGGAAGACTGGGCCAACGACGATGCCAATCTGCTGCGCTGGCGCGCCGAAACCAACGAGACTGCGTTTGAGAATGCCCCAAGCAGCAATGAGCATATCGACGAGCAGACTTACTTCGACAAGGGCATCTTCCTGGTGGCCATGATCAAGGCCGGTGTAGAGCTGGCGTTCGATACCATGGTTGACGCCGGAATTATCGAAGAATCAGCCTATTACGAGTCGTTGCACGAAACGCCTTTGATCGCCAACACCATCGCCCGTAAGCGTCTGTACGAGATGAACGTGGTGATTTCAGATACCGCCGAATATGGCTGCTACCTGTTCAACCATGCCGCCGTACCTTTGCTGCGCGGCTACGTGAAGTCCATGTCATCCGAGTACCTGGGTGGTGGGCTGAAAGACATCAGCAATGCCGTGGATAACGTGCGTTTGATTGAAGTGAACCAGGCCATCCGCAACACCGCCGTCGAGTTTATCGGTGAAGAGCTGCGCGGCTACATGAAAGACATGAAGCGCATCAGCGCTGCCCAGTAA
- a CDS encoding hemolysin family protein has translation MSFFENSLIILMLIGISCFFSMSEIALAAARKIRLRQLADEGNERARKVLELQAHPGSFFTVVQIGLNAVAIMGGIVGESAFTPHIMAMLDGIVPAKWLGQFSFVLSFMLVTSLFILLADLMPKRIAMAMPERVAVSLVGAMGLCITLLRPLVWVFNGLANGLFRMLRIRTERNDAITEDDIYAVMDAGAEAGVIDKGEQKMMENVFEMQSVPVTSAMTPRESLVFFLQSDTEEDIKRKIAADPHSQFLLCDGQLDAIKGYVDSKDLLIKVISGQALNLKDPSLVQSCPIIPDTLSLSEALDYFRNNRVDFAVVLNEYALVLGVVTFNDLQSAVMGTWSLAEGEEQIVARDASSWLVDGVTPITDVMRAFGIDSFPQSQNYETIAGFIMFMLRKIPRRTDFVVYAGYKFEVVDIDSYKVDQLLVTKVELPTGAEDQ, from the coding sequence ATGAGTTTCTTTGAAAATAGTTTGATTATTCTGATGCTTATTGGCATCAGCTGTTTTTTTTCCATGTCAGAAATTGCCCTGGCGGCTGCCCGTAAAATTCGCCTGCGACAGTTGGCCGATGAGGGCAATGAACGGGCTCGCAAAGTACTGGAGTTACAGGCTCATCCCGGCAGTTTCTTTACCGTGGTGCAGATAGGCCTCAATGCCGTGGCTATCATGGGCGGTATTGTGGGTGAGTCGGCCTTTACGCCCCACATCATGGCGATGCTGGATGGCATAGTGCCGGCTAAGTGGCTGGGTCAATTCAGTTTTGTCTTGTCGTTTATGCTGGTGACCAGCCTGTTTATTTTGCTGGCAGACTTGATGCCAAAGCGTATCGCCATGGCCATGCCGGAGCGGGTTGCCGTGTCCCTGGTGGGCGCCATGGGCCTTTGCATTACCTTGCTGCGCCCCCTGGTGTGGGTATTCAACGGCCTCGCCAATGGCCTGTTCCGCATGCTGAGGATCCGCACGGAGCGTAACGACGCCATCACTGAAGATGATATCTATGCTGTGATGGATGCCGGTGCCGAGGCAGGTGTTATCGACAAAGGTGAGCAGAAGATGATGGAGAACGTGTTTGAAATGCAAAGCGTTCCTGTGACTTCTGCCATGACGCCGCGGGAGAGCCTGGTGTTCTTCCTGCAAAGCGACACCGAGGAAGACATCAAGCGCAAAATTGCCGCCGACCCCCACAGCCAGTTTCTGCTCTGTGATGGTCAGCTGGATGCCATCAAGGGTTATGTGGACTCCAAGGATTTGCTCATCAAGGTGATCAGCGGTCAGGCCCTGAATCTGAAAGACCCTTCACTGGTGCAAAGCTGCCCCATCATTCCCGATACCCTGAGCCTGTCTGAGGCGCTGGATTACTTCCGTAATAACAGGGTCGACTTTGCTGTAGTGCTCAATGAGTATGCGCTGGTGCTGGGTGTGGTGACCTTTAACGACCTGCAAAGTGCCGTGATGGGCACCTGGTCGCTTGCCGAAGGCGAAGAGCAAATCGTCGCCCGTGATGCGTCCTCATGGCTGGTGGACGGGGTGACCCCCATTACCGATGTGATGCGTGCCTTTGGCATCGACAGTTTCCCCCAGAGCCAGAACTACGAAACCATCGCAGGCTTCATTATGTTTATGCTGCGAAAAATTCCCCGTCGCACTGACTTTGTGGTCTATGCCGGTTACAAGTTTGAAGTGGTCGATATCGACTCATACAAGGTGGATCAACTGCTGGTGACCAAGGTGGAATTGCCGACGGGTGCTGAGGATCAGTAA
- a CDS encoding sensor domain-containing diguanylate cyclase, giving the protein MSSGVHSISRKVTGMIIGVSTLLALVTMLIQFVWNYLGAVDNAKAEIRGYSELILPSIAQALWDADRPLLNDLVLAVSRLPAVSFVELASLDGFTVRSGHAASSAQTNPNAGIEMPVLFEPQPIARLRVVLSNSEIYRMLWQQMVFLVLGNGIKTLVMAFVILSLLKHLVIRRLARLSAFANTVRLANGERINKPFWPANEQDEIGSVGRALEAMYHRLRSDLALIRLQQRQLARRGRALSHTVAAQDSQLTWLASANSLLAQVSLQFLAASSADASEELNHFTRELGALLGVERVSVLEFQQGKARYRSFWSSNDSDTPASELVIDNLPLLKQKFGQSHTLVIEDIENLKDPSSLEYRYMKQVGIVSVAGFAIADGDTLLGVLSVANRQGPLNWSPEKTHILTQFASALNELWLRERHEARMFELQQELLRANMHLAREAVTDPLTGLTNRRPFTERLSTQLEQGGVLLMADVDFFKGYNDTYGHVAGDDVLKKLAQALQTLLPDDALLARIGGEEFALIAPVMSESELEALCDRLLQYVRNLGIEHRGSHFGIVTLSLGAITLDDSCNIRDALSQADASLYRAKQLGRNLAVINGDVSPKARLISSS; this is encoded by the coding sequence TTGAGCTCCGGCGTACATTCCATCAGCCGTAAGGTGACAGGCATGATCATTGGCGTCAGCACTCTGCTGGCGCTGGTTACCATGCTTATCCAGTTTGTGTGGAACTATCTGGGGGCCGTGGACAATGCCAAGGCCGAAATTCGCGGTTACAGCGAGCTGATACTGCCGTCCATCGCCCAGGCGTTGTGGGATGCGGACAGGCCTCTGCTGAATGATCTTGTGTTGGCGGTGTCGCGCCTGCCCGCGGTCAGCTTTGTTGAGCTGGCCAGTCTCGATGGTTTTACTGTGCGTTCGGGCCATGCCGCCAGTTCGGCGCAGACCAACCCCAATGCCGGAATTGAAATGCCTGTGCTGTTTGAGCCGCAGCCCATTGCGAGGCTCAGGGTGGTGCTCAGCAACAGTGAAATTTATCGGATGCTGTGGCAGCAGATGGTGTTTCTGGTGCTGGGAAACGGCATTAAAACCCTGGTCATGGCCTTCGTCATTCTGTCGCTGCTCAAACATCTGGTGATTAGGCGCCTTGCCCGTTTATCGGCCTTTGCCAATACCGTGAGGTTGGCCAATGGCGAGCGCATCAATAAGCCCTTTTGGCCCGCCAATGAGCAGGATGAAATAGGTTCGGTGGGCCGGGCGCTGGAGGCGATGTACCACAGACTCAGGTCCGATCTTGCCCTTATCCGCCTGCAGCAGCGCCAGCTGGCAAGAAGAGGCAGAGCCCTCAGTCACACAGTGGCCGCCCAGGACTCCCAGCTGACCTGGCTTGCCAGTGCCAACAGCCTGCTGGCCCAGGTGAGCCTGCAATTTTTGGCGGCCAGCAGCGCCGATGCCAGCGAAGAGCTGAACCATTTCACCCGTGAGCTTGGCGCGTTATTGGGGGTTGAGCGGGTCAGTGTGCTGGAGTTTCAGCAGGGCAAGGCCAGATATCGCAGCTTCTGGTCTTCTAACGACTCAGATACCCCCGCCAGTGAGTTGGTGATAGATAACCTGCCATTGCTCAAACAAAAATTTGGGCAGAGTCATACGCTGGTCATTGAAGATATTGAAAACCTGAAGGACCCATCATCGCTGGAATACCGCTACATGAAACAAGTGGGTATTGTCTCGGTGGCGGGGTTTGCCATTGCCGATGGAGACACTCTGCTGGGGGTGCTGTCGGTGGCCAATCGGCAAGGCCCACTGAATTGGAGTCCGGAAAAGACGCACATATTGACTCAGTTTGCCTCGGCACTGAATGAGTTATGGCTCAGAGAGCGGCACGAGGCGAGGATGTTTGAGCTGCAACAGGAACTGCTGCGCGCCAATATGCACCTTGCCAGAGAGGCCGTAACTGACCCGCTGACTGGCCTCACCAACCGGCGTCCCTTTACTGAGCGCTTATCGACGCAACTCGAGCAAGGGGGAGTGCTGTTGATGGCGGATGTGGACTTTTTCAAAGGTTACAACGATACCTATGGCCATGTGGCCGGTGACGATGTGCTGAAAAAGCTGGCACAGGCCCTTCAAACGCTGTTGCCTGATGATGCCCTGCTGGCGCGCATCGGTGGTGAAGAATTTGCCCTGATAGCGCCTGTGATGAGCGAATCCGAGCTTGAGGCGTTATGCGACAGGCTGCTGCAATATGTGCGAAATCTCGGCATAGAGCACAGGGGATCGCATTTTGGCATAGTCACCCTGAGTTTGGGCGCTATCACTCTGGATGATAGCTGCAATATCCGCGATGCCTTGAGCCAGGCCGATGCAAGCCTGTATCGGGCCAAGCAGCTGGGGCGCAACCTTGCGGTCATCAATGGCGATGTCAGCCCAAAGGCGAGACTGATTTCTTCTTCCTGA
- the ilvG gene encoding acetolactate synthase 2 catalytic subunit, translated as MRGADAVIKVLAAHGVNTVFGYPGGAIMPIYDALYGSEVEHTLCRHEQGAGFAAVGYARASGKTGVCFATSGPGATNLITALADALLDSVPVVAITGQVSTSVIGTDAFQEIDVLGMSLSCTKHSFMVQSVDELVPTLYRAFDLAASGRPGPVLVDIPKDVQIAQLEYRAPLLAVADEPKVQDADIDAARALIAAAKKPMLYVGGGVGMAGAVEQLRRFIKATNMPSVATLKGLGAIPHGTPGYLGMLGMHGGKAANLAVQECDLLMVVGARFDDRVTGRLASFAPNAKVLHLDIDAAELGKLRQPDVAIAAELRAVLPRLEMPLDIAPWCAEVETLAAEHRWDYNHPGSLIYAPAMLRRLANKLPEDSVVSCDVGQHQMWVAQHMHFRRPEDHLSSAGLGTMGFGLPAAIGAQMARPDATVVAVSGDGSFMMNVQELTTIKRRKLPVKILLIDNQRLGMVKQWQQLFFEERYSETNLSDNPDFVALASAFEIPGRTIFAAEEVEEALTEMLTSKGPYLLHVAIDDAFNVWPLVPPGASNSDMMEEMERST; from the coding sequence ATGAGAGGGGCTGACGCAGTCATCAAGGTATTGGCCGCCCATGGGGTGAATACGGTATTCGGTTATCCCGGTGGCGCCATTATGCCCATCTATGACGCCCTTTACGGCAGTGAAGTCGAACACACCCTGTGCCGCCACGAGCAGGGTGCCGGCTTCGCTGCCGTGGGCTATGCCCGTGCCAGCGGTAAAACCGGCGTCTGCTTCGCCACTTCTGGCCCCGGTGCCACCAACCTCATCACCGCCCTTGCCGATGCGCTGCTGGATTCAGTGCCCGTGGTGGCCATCACCGGGCAGGTGTCCACCTCTGTGATTGGCACCGATGCCTTTCAGGAAATTGATGTACTCGGTATGAGCCTGTCCTGCACCAAGCACAGCTTTATGGTCCAGAGCGTGGATGAGCTGGTGCCGACCCTCTACCGCGCCTTCGACCTGGCTGCCTCTGGCCGCCCCGGTCCTGTGCTCGTGGATATTCCCAAAGACGTGCAGATTGCCCAGCTCGAATATCGTGCCCCACTGTTGGCCGTGGCCGACGAGCCCAAAGTTCAGGACGCCGATATTGATGCCGCCCGCGCCCTGATAGCGGCTGCCAAAAAGCCCATGCTGTACGTGGGCGGCGGCGTGGGTATGGCCGGTGCGGTCGAGCAGCTGCGCCGCTTTATCAAGGCCACCAATATGCCTTCCGTTGCCACCCTCAAGGGGCTCGGCGCCATCCCCCATGGTACCCCCGGTTATCTGGGGATGCTGGGTATGCACGGCGGCAAGGCGGCTAACCTCGCAGTGCAGGAATGCGACCTTTTGATGGTGGTCGGTGCCCGTTTTGATGACCGCGTTACCGGCCGCCTGGCATCCTTTGCCCCCAATGCCAAAGTGCTGCATCTGGATATAGACGCCGCCGAGCTTGGCAAGCTGCGCCAGCCAGACGTGGCCATTGCCGCCGAACTTCGCGCCGTGCTGCCAAGGCTTGAAATGCCATTGGATATCGCTCCCTGGTGCGCCGAGGTGGAAACCCTCGCCGCCGAACATCGCTGGGACTATAACCACCCCGGCAGCCTCATCTACGCCCCCGCCATGCTGCGCCGCCTGGCCAACAAGCTGCCCGAGGACAGCGTGGTGAGCTGCGATGTGGGCCAGCACCAGATGTGGGTTGCTCAGCACATGCATTTCCGCCGCCCCGAAGATCATTTGTCCAGCGCTGGCCTTGGCACCATGGGTTTTGGTCTGCCTGCCGCCATTGGCGCCCAGATGGCACGCCCCGATGCCACCGTGGTGGCCGTGTCCGGTGATGGCTCTTTCATGATGAACGTGCAGGAGCTGACCACCATCAAGCGCCGCAAGCTGCCGGTAAAAATCCTGCTTATCGACAACCAGCGTCTGGGCATGGTGAAGCAGTGGCAGCAGCTGTTTTTTGAAGAGCGCTACAGCGAGACCAACCTGTCGGATAACCCGGACTTTGTTGCACTGGCGTCTGCCTTTGAGATCCCCGGCCGCACCATTTTTGCCGCCGAAGAGGTGGAAGAAGCCTTAACCGAAATGCTCACCAGCAAGGGGCCTTACCTCCTGCACGTGGCGATAGATGATGCCTTTAACGTCTGGCCCCTGGTCCCGCCGGGTGCCTCCAACAGCGATATGATGGAAGAAATGGAGAGAAGCACATGA